From Isachenkonia alkalipeptolytica:
GCTGATCAATGGTGCCGCTATTATTGATATCAAACATCCGGTTTCGGTAAACCCCGTCCATGGTTTCGGGAGAGCCGATGCCCAGACGCCATAGGGAAACCCCTTTCAGGTCGTATTCCTCGGCCAACTCCTTTTTCGCCTGAATACTTCTGGGATCCTCATAGTAGAAATGGTCCTTCAGAATCTCACCGGTTTCGGTGTCTTTTCGCTCCAAATAGGTATAGCCCACCTGCAAGTCGGAATCGAATCGCTCGGTTATCGGGGTGATTTCAATAATTTCCTGATTCGGGGTTTTCCCTTCAAAGGCCCGAAGCATGGCTTCATACCTGGGGGAAAACACCTGATAACCGGAGTCCTGTTCCCTCCACTGAACGGGGTTTAAAGAGATCCCCAGTACCAATTTTTCCGGAGCCACCCCGCGGTCAAGGGCCATTTCAATACTTTCCTCTACCAAATCATAGGGGGCCGAGGCTTTAATCGGCTGGGAATGATCCTTCGTCCCCTGATGATAATCATGACTCATTAATATCAACTGATCCGCAATGTCCCCCAGGGCTTCATGGTCGTAACCGTCAAAGTAACCGATCCCCTCGGCTCTGGTTGGATGCACCGCAATGGAAAGCTTATCCTCCGGGCTCATCTCCCGGCGCAAATCCTCCATAAACCGGGTAAAGGCCTGGCGATAGCCGGACTCTCCCTCCATGGTGTTTTTCAGTCCTTCAAAGTCGATTACAATCCCGTCATACTCCACATCGCTATTGGGATGGAGCCGTCGATCCCCGATGATTTCCTCAATCAACCGACTTTGGACCTCCGGTCGATCCAGGATTTCTTTAAAGATCTCCGGGTCGTCTAAAAATACGGACTTCATCAAGGTGTTCCCTTCCTTTTCCACCTCTTCTAACAGCCTTTCCCCACCACGGCTAGGGATTCGGTAAGTGCTTCCCTGATTGGTATATACAATCTCTCCGTCTTCTCTTTCGATTTCCCCCCAGCCAATGGATACCTGATCCGAGTACTGGGTGTAGTGGCGCTCTGAGTAGCTTTCAATGGCGTAGAAGGTGTTAATAAACTCCTCCGCCGACACCACCAGTGTTCCCATTAATAAAACCCAAACCAAAGTCATTGAAATCATTCTCTTCATTGTCTTCTCCCCCTTTAAGTAGTAGCTTTTCCCTTGTTTAGTAAATGAACACATATCTGAGAATATTGTAACATATTCCCATCTTTTTCCCTAGTATTTACCGGCAATTTTCTATTAGCACTCTTTTCCATTCCCTTTTTTCCTACTGATGTACGCAATAAAACGAGACAAAAAAGGGCTTGGATCCTTATGACCCAAACACCTTTTTTCATCGAACTATAATCTACCAACGGAAGTCATTCCCTCATTCTATGGCATTTTCAATTAATCCATTTTCCACTACGGTTTCTCCTCCAATAATGGTATATGAACTATATCTCTTAATTTCTTCCTGGGCGGACCCTACGATCCGGTTATGTCTTACAAGGATCAACGGTCTTTGTAAAATCGAGGAGGCTACTGCGTCCACCATGGAAACCCCATTGGCAATAGTTACCGCTTCTGCATCATTCCAAAAGGTTTTTCCGATTTCCACACTGGTTTCAAATCGGTTTAATCCTGCCACTCTATTTACGGATCCATCAACCACAGCATTCAGTTCTTCTTCAACCGAATCACTGATCACCGCGGTGCCTCCAATAATGTATATATCCTCAACCCCTAAGGCATTGATGGCGTCCAGGGTTGCCGAAGGAACGGTGTTTTTATCCGTTAATAAAATTGGATTTCCTGTGGCACTAGCCACCGATCCTATGGCCAGAGCATCAGGCAGAGCATCGGCTTGAACAACATAGGCGGTATCTCTGCTTCGACCGGTATGCAGGGCTATTTCCTTGGCCGTTTCATTTAAGTTCCTTCCATAAATCCTTGTGGTACTGTATTCCATTTCTAACTCTCTTTCCACCGATGCGGAAACTTCACTTTCATCTCCGATAATCAAAATATTCCTCGGCCTTAATTCATCTAAGGCGTCAAAGGTAGCGTTGGGCACCCTATCCCGGATCGTTAACAAAATCGGCACATCCATCTCTCCTGTAAGGGAGGCGGATACCAGTGCGCTTGTGATTTGAGGGGTATCATTTTCATGATCTCCCCTTGCTAAAATTACGGTGTCCACACCATCTTTGAAATATTCATTGGCTATATCGCCTGCTGTGCTGTACCTGTTCAAGCCAGAAAGTCGATTTACATTCCCTGTGCTTACCCTATCTTTCTCGACGATTACATCGGCGGATGCTCGTTTCCCTCCGTCATCGGTTCGGACTGTAATTGTAGCCGTTCCTTCCCCTACGCCTTGCACCCTTCCATTGGAATTAACCGTTGCCACGGATTCATCGGAACTTGACCAGGTTACATTTTGATTGGTGGCATTACTAGGACTTATGGTCGCCCTCAAAGTTTTACTTCCCCCTTTAAGCAGAGTTGTATTGCTTTTATTTAAAGAAACAGAATTAACCGCTACATTCTGCTCTGTATCTTCCGAAGGTTCCAGTTCCACAAACAATGCGTATGCTTCATTTACATATAGGTATCTATAATTCGAGGATTGCATAATATGAATATAATAAGTACCCGGTTCTATCTCTTCAGATAAACGTTGCATTTTGCTTGAACCAGTACCCACAGCCCTCGACCACACAATTATATCACCGGAACTATCTCTTAAGCTAATAGCCAGATCATCCTCCCATCCACGATTCCAAGCATTGCTCCCAGCGCTCCAAAAAGCGTCTGCCTTGATTGTACCGCTGACTGGAACCTCAAAACGGAAATAGTCCATGTCAAAATAGTAATTTGTGATGGTTCCCCTTATTTGATATTTTTTTTCCCCATTAAAATAGTCATCCACCAAGTTTGCTTGTGCCGTTGTATTGTTTGGTTCTTGTTCTACGAATAATTCATAATCCGAACTATGCAAATCCTTAATTTTTTCTTCTGCGGCAAAGCTTAGAGTCGTGACAATACACAATATAAAAACAGTTACCAAAATAATCCTTAAGGCCTTCTGCTTCCTCATATTCATTTCCTCCTCTAATCGCTTTTTTAACCTTTCATTTTTAAAACCCGAAACAAGCTTCTCTTTCCTTCTGCTAGTGCAACTCATTAAGCAACTCTTCTTCAACCACCGCATCCCCTCCTATTACAATGAGATTTCGGAAGTCCTGCAAATAATCTTTTGTGGAGCCGACAAATCGATTGCTTCTGACCAGTATTACCGGTGACTGGATTATTGAAGCGGATACGGCATCCACCATAGTTACGCCGTTGGCAATAACCGGATTTTCACTCTCCTCCCAAAAATACTTTGCCACGGATGCGCTTGTTTCAAATCGATTCAGCCCCCAAATTCTTGTTACACCTCCTTTGACTAGTTGATTCAGTTCTTTTTCCGTGCTTTCTGATATGACAGTGTCTCCTCCGATAATATAAAGCTCCTCTATTGCAGATTTTTCAATTACAGCCTTGGTAGCTTCGGGAATCCGGTTTTTCTGGGCTAATAGAATCGGAATCCCTGTATTACTGGCCACCGTACTGATGCTTAAAGCATCCGCCAAAGCATCTTCACCCACAATAAAAGCTTTATTATGTCTCTTTGAATGCATTAAGGCGATGACTTTTGCAACTCGATCGGAAGAGTGCTCGTTGATCCTTTTTATGGCGTATTTCTCCTGCAAAACCTTTTCAATATTCATAGAAACCTCTGTATAGTCACCCAATATCAATACTTCTTGAGGATTCATTTCATTTATTGCATTCAGAGTATCTTCTGGCATTACATCAGGCCTCGTAAGTAGGATTGGCACATCTAAGACACCGGTTATGGAAGATGCAATTAATGCGTTTGTTATTTGGGGTTCTCCGTTTATGGTATCTCCTCTTGCTAAAATCACCCTATCCACACCCTCCCCAAAATACTCCTTCGCTATCAATCCTGCGGTATGGTAACGATTATATCCACCAAAACGCACTATTTTATCGATTTTCTTTCCATCCTCAAGCTCTGGATCTTTTTTTTCTTCCACTTTTAATTCGCCAAACGTCTTTTCCATATTAATGAGTCCGTACCCATAGAAACTGTTAAAACCTGGAGTTCCTAAATCCATACTTGTGGATATCAAAAGCGTTTTTACTTCATCAGGTGTCATTCCAGGATCCTTTGCTTTTATCAGTGCGGCAACTCCTGAAACAAAAGGTGCGGAAAAAGAGGTTCCCTCATAATAACCATAAGTACCCCCTAAGGTTGTGCTGTAAATGCTTTCTCCCGGAGCCATCACTGTAATGCCGGAATTATAATTGGAAAAACGGGATCGTAATCTGTTCTCATTGATGGAGCCTACAGAGATCACGTTGGAGTAGGATGCAGGATAAAAAAACTGACCGTCTCCTGAATTCCCTGCAGATGCCACCACAACAATGCCGCTATCAATCGCTCTTTGTATTGCCCCGTTTTCAATAGAAGAATACCCCTTGCTACCCATACTGATATTGATAACATCTACCTCTTGTTCAATGGCATAGTTCATAGCTTTTACAAAGTCCGAAAGCCTGCTTTGCCCGGTTTCAGAACTTGTTCTCAGAGGTAAAATATTTATGTCATATGCCCCACTTACCCCTGCAATCCCCATGTAATTATCGGTCTCCGCCGCAATAATCCCCGCTACTGCTGTTCCATGACCGATATGATCCCTAAAGTCATTGTTATCAGAGTAAAAATTATACCCATTGAACAAAACTCGGTTTTTCAAGTCCGGATGCCACCGATCAACCCCTGAATCAATCACCGCTACTACCGCGCTCTTATTCATGGTAGAAAGCTTTTGCCATCCTTCAATTGCTTTAACCTTATCTAGACCCCACTGTTTATGAAAGAAAGAATCATTAGGTGTAGTTGATCGTTGGGTTTCCTTAATAATCTGTTGATTAAGGACTTTATCTTCTTCGATATATAAAACCGACTCCATTTTCTCCAGTTCTTTTACCAGGGCGACTTTCTGTTGCTGGTTATCATAGTTTATTAAAACCGTATTAGATCCTAATTCCTGTACACTGCTATGTTCCAGACTGGGGGGAAATTCTTTTATCTTTGTAAGATCCTTGCTTGCTTCAAACTGGACCAGTATGGAAGCTTTTTCTTCCAGTTCCTTTTCCACACCAAGACTTAACGATGTAACAGCAAAGAATATACTAAACAAAAAAAATAGAGCGACGATATGAATCAGTCTAGGGATCACTTTCATAACATTCACATCCTTTATAGGGTTTTAGCATGGACAACAGTAACGTCATTAAATAATTTATGATATTTGTTTAACTTTTATACTATATATATTCTACAAGACTAAAGGAAAGTCCTTTAAAATCTATAACATTTATAGTATTATTTTCCAACAAAATTCGACATTATTCATACAATGGTTTCCTATCCCGAGGACAACTATCACTATTTTATACTTTCATGAGAACCTCCATCGATTCGTAATAGTTCACAACCTTCTTTTTTATAAAATACTCCCTTTCCCTTCACAGGTTTCAACTGTTTTTCACCCTGTTTTCCTTCTCACCTTGAAAACCCGCCCTAAGTACTATACTTTGAAATAAACCTAGAAATCGGCGGTGATCCTATTGCCCTATGGCCCTTTACCGATCCCTCCCTGGAAAAAGCCGATACGCCGTCTTCCGCCGTCTCATTTAATCTATTTGAAGAGTCTTTATGGACAGTTAATGTTTCTTTTATGGATACACAAAAGGACTTGCCCGAGTATTTTCAGTATCAATCCGTGGATCGGGAAGGTTTACAAAAATGCCTTGCATCCCGGGATTCCCTTTTGAAAAAAGAACCCTATTTTTCCACGATTATTAAGACATCGAAAAAAAACGGCCTCAATCCCCTATTGTTATTTGCCATCGCCGGCCATGAGCAAGCCTTTGTTCCTAGAAGTCACCCCGAGGCTAAGGTTATTGCCAATAATCCTTTCAATGTTTTTCAAAGCTGGCAGATTTATAACACCGATATTCAGAATGCCACGGAGGTTGCCTGTCGAACAATCATAACCCTTTCCAAGGACCGCCCCGTCTTTATGAATCCTTTTATCTGGCTTAACGGAAGGTACGCCGAAGATCCTAACTGGTGGCGAGGGGTTGAAGCCCTATTCAATCGTCTTATGGAAACCCAAAATGAACTAATACCGCCAGTTTAATCCAATGCAAAAGCATAGCCCGGGGGATTATTTCCCCGGGCTTTTTCTATTCCCATTTATATGAAGTTAGCAAGGGTTTTCCTGATCACTAATCCCAGGAATCCAGGTCTTTAAATCGATACCCCCGGGTAAAGATGTCTCCATTCTTATCCGGGTTAGTGATGTGGTAAAAACCGCCCCCTTGTCCCTCTTTTACATCCATCTCTTTTAACACATCCCACTGATTCCCTCGTCCCACCCATACCGTGGGATTATGATTATGGTAGGTATACTTTAGCATCGGCACATAAATCAGTCCGTTTTCTCCAAGGGCCATGTCATAGATCGGCCCTCCATAAAACCCTTCATCCCTTGCCCTTAAAACTTCTTCAAAGGTTTCATCTTCTCTGTTATACCGGGTAATGATTCCTCGGTAGGTATCCTCGCCCCAATAAATACTATCCTCAGTAAAGATCGCCGCCGTGGACTGGGCTTCCCGTATCCATTCCCAGGTTGCGCCCTGGTCTTTGGATCGGTACATCCCTTCATAGTCATCACCGTAAGTAACCCACACATCGTCGGTATAAGGATCCACCGCAACCAGATGAATATGAATGCCGTCTTTTTCCGGGGCTTCAAAAGCAATCTCCCAACTCTTACCTCGGTCCTCGGTTTTCCACACCCGTTTTCCATTTTCCGGATCCCGATTTCCGTATTCACCCACATAAATATTACCTAAGGAATCGGAATCGATGGACCACCACAGAGCGCTGCCCGTGCTTATCTCGTTAATCAGCCGGAAAGATTCTCCCTCATCCTCTGAGAGATATACTTTACTGGGTTGACTGGGATCCCAGTGGTTCTTATCCGTCGCCACAATGTAGTTGCCGTTTCTCATCACATGTATTCCTCTAATACGATCTTCAAAGGAGTAAATCTCCGTAGTCTTATTTCCCCGCTCCTTTATCTGAACCAAATGATTTCCCTTTTGTACCCCCAGTACATTTCCCTCCTGGTCGTTGGTCACATACCCCACTTTTTCCTCTGTTCTTTCATAATTGGGCTTAGCATACACCGCTTCAATTACTCCGGAGGATATGGCACCCGTTCCCCCGGCGATCATTAATCCGGGAGTGCGATTGATGTGACCTCGCACCCTTTCGCTAACGTGATTCTGCCTTGCAAATATGATCGGCCGCTGAAAAGCTGCGGCCCCCACCGCATCCACCAAGGTGTCACCATTTACCAGTATCGGTGGCGCTTCCCCCCAAAAATCATTGGCTATTTCAACGCTGGTATCTGCTCGGTTTTTTCCGGCAATCCGCCGAAGGGTTAACCCGTTTATTTCTTGAAGCTCCTCTTTCACCTTACTATGTATCACCTGTTCTCCGCCAATCAGGATCACCTCTTCAATTCCAAGCTCTATAATAGCCTCCTTCGTTGACTTTCTAAGCTGGTCATGCTCCGTTAACAATATGGGATACCCTTTTTTATAAGCTACGGATCCCACCGCTAAAGCATCGGCTCCCCGCTCACCACTGACCAAAAAGGCCTTTTCAGATCCGGTATCCCCCTCCCTAGCAATGGCCAGCGCTGTCTCATAGCGATTTTTTCCCGCTATTCTTTCCATTTCGATATCAATATTTTCCAAAGACTCTTTTGTTATCGCCGCTTCCCCTCCGATTACATAAATCTTCGAGGGCTCCAGCGCGTCCAGTCCCTTTTTCGTTGCCTCGGGAAGACGATCCTTTTCCGTCAACAAAATCGGTGCCTCCAAGCTTCCTGACAATAAGCTGGCTCCTAAGGCATCGGTTATTTGAGGCTCATCCTCTATGGAGTCTCCACGGGCAAGGATTACCACATCTATACCCTTTTCATGGTTCTCCTGAGCGATGTTCGCCGCGGTTTCGTAGCGGTTTTCTCCAGTAATACGCTGGGGGCTCTCTTCTTGAGCATATGTATTATTCATAAGTACGAATACTATGATGATAATGCCGCTTATCCCTTTAATACAATTTTTCATGAGAAATACCTCCTAATAGTTAGTGATTTATGTGCTATATTTCAACGGCCTCCTTTCAAAAGTCTTATCATTCATGGATCACGAATAAGGCTATCGTACTATTTTTTATCATCTCCGTCAATCATAAAAAAGGGTTTGGATCCCAAAGATCCAAACCCTTTTTTTACCTTAAATTTTAATCCACCCGTCGGGGTCGTAAATCAAACCATACCTCGGAACCTTCCCCTCGGTCCATGGCCAACACGGGATGGTCGTTCTCTCTTACTATAAAAGGAACCCAGCCCTCATGGTATCCTCCCGGATATATTTCCGTATCCAGTCTTGGGTCTAATCCCGCCACGGATAGCCAGTCGTTATATAGTACGCCATCGGAAGAAACCACGTCGAAGTTGGTGAAGTTGATCTCCAAAGGACCTCCGTCCTCAGTGCTTTCCACGTACACACCAAACTTCACTAGAACATATTCTTTCCCGGAAGGGGGCGCTTCATTATACATGTTTGCCCTCTGAACAATCTCCCAGGCCTCCGGTCCCGATACCAGATCCAGCATTTGCATTTCTATCCTGTTCTCTCCGTGCCACCAGTCGTAGCGGTCCAGTGTCCAAACAACTCCTGGGGGACTGGGATCCTGTCTATCACCGATGGTCTCAGGAAGATTCCAGTTTCCCTTATCCCAAATCCCTTCATAGGTAAGAAACCCGTTCATGGAAGCCGTCCCCTGCCCATGTTCTTTACCATCTTCCCAATATCCTTGATATAAATACCCGGATGCCAAGGACAACTCCCCATAACCATGGAAGGTATCATAGTAGTATTCGCCATCATAGCAGTCTCCATTTGGCCACGTATATAAGCCTTCGCCGTGGCGTACCCCTTCCTTCCATTGACCTACATAGCTTCTGCCTTCCTCATCACCAATCCACTCTCCATAACCGTGGGGAATTCCTTCCCGTAAATCACCGGTGTAGGTTCCCATGAAAACATCATCCCGGCCACCGTCCCAGCGGATGGTGCCGTATTCATCCTCTTGCCACACGAAGTCGGGTACCGCATTCTCGCCCCCTAATATCACCATATTCAGTCCGTGATGATCAATATAGCTCCGAACACTTTCGGGCATGGCTCGGTTACTGACCAAGAGTAAACTTGAACGGTTTTTCGCCGCTAATACCCCGCCGGTTACCGCATCGGCAAAATTCAATCCTGTTGCTATATACACCTGTTCTCCCGTTGCCTGAAAGTGCTCCGCAACGGCGAGGGCTGTTTCATAACGGTTCACACCGGCTACCCGATTTCCATCCAGTTCCCTGAGAATATCATCGGAAATTACGGTCTCCCCTCCGATAATGGCCATCTCTTCAACGGATAATTCTTCAAGGGCCACTTCTACTTCGGGATGAATCTCCCGACCATTGGTTAGAAAAATCGGTTGTTCCAGTCTTGCGGCATGACTGGCTACTGCCAGGGCATCGGGAAAGTTCTGTCCGTAAACCATCACCGCTGAATCGAACCCTTCCACACCTAAGAACTGTTGTAATTCATAAGCGATTTTCGTTGCCGTGGTATAACGATTACTTCCACTGATCCGCTCGGTCATAAACCCTTCACTCTTTAGTAGTTCTTGTACCTCCGTGGATACAGCTCCTTCGCCCCCAAGGATGATTACCTTGCTTGCCTGTAAACGTTCCATCTCCTTTAGAGTATCAGGGTTCAAGCGATTGGTTTGGGTAAGTAGAATTGGTGCATCGTAGGCATAGGCTAGAGGCACCCCCGCTAAGGCATCGGCGTATCCGTCCCCCCGGGCAAGCACCACCACCTCCGAGGTCGTCCATCCCTCTTCACTGATTGCCACTGCGGTTTGATAGCGATTGTCTCCCGCAAGGCGAACCACCTCCTCCTGTTCCGCAAAGCCTTGAATCGTCCCTGAAAACACCAAGAGGACCACCAGTACCAACCATACCACTTTTTTCATATTCCCAGCTCCTTTTATGGAATTTTTTGATTCTTCTTAATTATACTATAAATACCAGGTACTGGTGTTATTTTTTTCACTTAGCTCCAGTTTTTTTTACAAAAAAAAGAGCGGAGGTTTTGCCTCGATGCTCTATGGCTCAAAAACCTCCGTCCCCTTTGTGTCATTTACTATATATGCTTTTAATTTTTGAATAAAGATCCTTTCATTTCACAGGAATTTTGTTACAATTAGAAGTGGTTAAGTATTAAAGTTTTTGTTCCACTTTTTCTACTTTCATAACCCAGTTGACCTGCGCACAAAAATCTTGCTTTTATTTTAAGATGTATTCAAGCTGGTAAATTAATCTATCATCTATTATAATATGTAAAAGGAGGGAGTTGTTAGCTTGAGTAAATCAAAGAAATTTCAGAAGAAGAAACACAAGAATAAAACCTATAAGGGGATCTTGGGCATTTTACCCCTTGCTGCGATCCTTGGGATCTTACCTCTTATTGTCTATATGAGAGTTATTCCTGTAGAGCCTGAACTACAAAGCTACTGGACAGATGTAAACAATGTTGATTTTTTCCATTATTACAAATCACAGTTTTTGGTTGCCATGGCAAGTATTACTTTGATAATCCTGGGATTTACCGGAACTTTTCAGTGGAAGGTATACAAAAAGTATTACATACTTACAGGACTACTTGCAGTGACTGCTATTTTATCTACTATTTTCACCAGTACACCTGCCATTGCCACTTCCGGCTTTTATGATCGCTATGAAGGGATTTATGC
This genomic window contains:
- a CDS encoding cell wall-binding repeat-containing protein, yielding MRKQKALRIILVTVFILCIVTTLSFAAEEKIKDLHSSDYELFVEQEPNNTTAQANLVDDYFNGEKKYQIRGTITNYYFDMDYFRFEVPVSGTIKADAFWSAGSNAWNRGWEDDLAISLRDSSGDIIVWSRAVGTGSSKMQRLSEEIEPGTYYIHIMQSSNYRYLYVNEAYALFVELEPSEDTEQNVAVNSVSLNKSNTTLLKGGSKTLRATISPSNATNQNVTWSSSDESVATVNSNGRVQGVGEGTATITVRTDDGGKRASADVIVEKDRVSTGNVNRLSGLNRYSTAGDIANEYFKDGVDTVILARGDHENDTPQITSALVSASLTGEMDVPILLTIRDRVPNATFDALDELRPRNILIIGDESEVSASVERELEMEYSTTRIYGRNLNETAKEIALHTGRSRDTAYVVQADALPDALAIGSVASATGNPILLTDKNTVPSATLDAINALGVEDIYIIGGTAVISDSVEEELNAVVDGSVNRVAGLNRFETSVEIGKTFWNDAEAVTIANGVSMVDAVASSILQRPLILVRHNRIVGSAQEEIKRYSSYTIIGGETVVENGLIENAIE
- a CDS encoding S8 family serine peptidase; translation: MKVIPRLIHIVALFFLFSIFFAVTSLSLGVEKELEEKASILVQFEASKDLTKIKEFPPSLEHSSVQELGSNTVLINYDNQQQKVALVKELEKMESVLYIEEDKVLNQQIIKETQRSTTPNDSFFHKQWGLDKVKAIEGWQKLSTMNKSAVVAVIDSGVDRWHPDLKNRVLFNGYNFYSDNNDFRDHIGHGTAVAGIIAAETDNYMGIAGVSGAYDINILPLRTSSETGQSRLSDFVKAMNYAIEQEVDVINISMGSKGYSSIENGAIQRAIDSGIVVVASAGNSGDGQFFYPASYSNVISVGSINENRLRSRFSNYNSGITVMAPGESIYSTTLGGTYGYYEGTSFSAPFVSGVAALIKAKDPGMTPDEVKTLLISTSMDLGTPGFNSFYGYGLINMEKTFGELKVEEKKDPELEDGKKIDKIVRFGGYNRYHTAGLIAKEYFGEGVDRVILARGDTINGEPQITNALIASSITGVLDVPILLTRPDVMPEDTLNAINEMNPQEVLILGDYTEVSMNIEKVLQEKYAIKRINEHSSDRVAKVIALMHSKRHNKAFIVGEDALADALSISTVASNTGIPILLAQKNRIPEATKAVIEKSAIEELYIIGGDTVISESTEKELNQLVKGGVTRIWGLNRFETSASVAKYFWEESENPVIANGVTMVDAVSASIIQSPVILVRSNRFVGSTKDYLQDFRNLIVIGGDAVVEEELLNELH
- a CDS encoding glucosaminidase domain-containing protein codes for the protein MDTQKDLPEYFQYQSVDREGLQKCLASRDSLLKKEPYFSTIIKTSKKNGLNPLLLFAIAGHEQAFVPRSHPEAKVIANNPFNVFQSWQIYNTDIQNATEVACRTIITLSKDRPVFMNPFIWLNGRYAEDPNWWRGVEALFNRLMETQNELIPPV
- a CDS encoding cell wall-binding repeat-containing protein codes for the protein MKNCIKGISGIIIIVFVLMNNTYAQEESPQRITGENRYETAANIAQENHEKGIDVVILARGDSIEDEPQITDALGASLLSGSLEAPILLTEKDRLPEATKKGLDALEPSKIYVIGGEAAITKESLENIDIEMERIAGKNRYETALAIAREGDTGSEKAFLVSGERGADALAVGSVAYKKGYPILLTEHDQLRKSTKEAIIELGIEEVILIGGEQVIHSKVKEELQEINGLTLRRIAGKNRADTSVEIANDFWGEAPPILVNGDTLVDAVGAAAFQRPIIFARQNHVSERVRGHINRTPGLMIAGGTGAISSGVIEAVYAKPNYERTEEKVGYVTNDQEGNVLGVQKGNHLVQIKERGNKTTEIYSFEDRIRGIHVMRNGNYIVATDKNHWDPSQPSKVYLSEDEGESFRLINEISTGSALWWSIDSDSLGNIYVGEYGNRDPENGKRVWKTEDRGKSWEIAFEAPEKDGIHIHLVAVDPYTDDVWVTYGDDYEGMYRSKDQGATWEWIREAQSTAAIFTEDSIYWGEDTYRGIITRYNREDETFEEVLRARDEGFYGGPIYDMALGENGLIYVPMLKYTYHNHNPTVWVGRGNQWDVLKEMDVKEGQGGGFYHITNPDKNGDIFTRGYRFKDLDSWD
- a CDS encoding cell wall-binding repeat-containing protein — its product is MKKVVWLVLVVLLVFSGTIQGFAEQEEVVRLAGDNRYQTAVAISEEGWTTSEVVVLARGDGYADALAGVPLAYAYDAPILLTQTNRLNPDTLKEMERLQASKVIILGGEGAVSTEVQELLKSEGFMTERISGSNRYTTATKIAYELQQFLGVEGFDSAVMVYGQNFPDALAVASHAARLEQPIFLTNGREIHPEVEVALEELSVEEMAIIGGETVISDDILRELDGNRVAGVNRYETALAVAEHFQATGEQVYIATGLNFADAVTGGVLAAKNRSSLLLVSNRAMPESVRSYIDHHGLNMVILGGENAVPDFVWQEDEYGTIRWDGGRDDVFMGTYTGDLREGIPHGYGEWIGDEEGRSYVGQWKEGVRHGEGLYTWPNGDCYDGEYYYDTFHGYGELSLASGYLYQGYWEDGKEHGQGTASMNGFLTYEGIWDKGNWNLPETIGDRQDPSPPGVVWTLDRYDWWHGENRIEMQMLDLVSGPEAWEIVQRANMYNEAPPSGKEYVLVKFGVYVESTEDGGPLEINFTNFDVVSSDGVLYNDWLSVAGLDPRLDTEIYPGGYHEGWVPFIVRENDHPVLAMDRGEGSEVWFDLRPRRVD